From the Kineococcus rhizosphaerae genome, one window contains:
- a CDS encoding ABC transporter substrate-binding protein has protein sequence MSPRPVPSVPRASGPSRRRALQLLGAGGAAVGVGALSACSDEAPANGSGAAAARTEIVVVTPDQASNVVRDYGYTAGTDNQDVTNNLHAQLLRKPYVEDGNALNQDLYTFDPYLAESYETSPDGLTFTFHLKQGVVSQQGNPLTADDVLWSFERKFATPGGGMAGYYKPMLTDPATQIRKVDDHTVTFTVVKAGYGLTLLANLAENIGSIYDSTYLKANATPADPYAVQWGVADMMRGNFGFGAYKLQSVTAGQEIVMVSNPDFVLGAPHVTKMTRRLVEDAATRANMVKQGDADVALGLRPSDQKALEADDSVLVPDTKTNSYLLMAMNTTRAPFDDPAVRYAMSFAVPYGQIISDVYSDRAYQYNHILDDTAPGYDDSKLPEFTFDPGHAKELLAAAGVNDLSFTLSVNNQLPSVQDTAIQIQSALADAGITVKIAELPAAQLNQDSLDGKLEASLAVGAAVTNTPPYMLSLLTQPGGGSNTALWNDPPFLAEVAAGLDAGDALGAPAMTHWQTAELRMVTQAPYVMIARVKPAAVLRADIHGFAQRTDFRIDYSNLEIA, from the coding sequence ATGTCGCCCCGCCCCGTCCCCAGCGTCCCCCGCGCCTCCGGACCCAGCCGCCGCCGAGCCCTGCAGCTCCTCGGCGCCGGGGGAGCCGCCGTCGGCGTGGGCGCCCTGTCGGCCTGCTCCGACGAAGCACCCGCCAACGGCAGCGGCGCCGCCGCCGCCCGCACGGAGATCGTCGTCGTGACCCCCGACCAGGCCTCCAACGTGGTCCGCGACTACGGCTACACCGCCGGCACCGACAACCAGGACGTCACCAACAACCTGCACGCCCAGCTGCTGCGCAAGCCGTACGTCGAGGACGGCAACGCGCTGAACCAGGACCTGTACACCTTCGACCCGTACCTCGCGGAGAGCTACGAGACCAGCCCGGACGGGCTGACGTTCACGTTCCACCTCAAGCAGGGCGTCGTCAGCCAGCAGGGCAACCCGCTCACCGCGGACGACGTCCTGTGGTCCTTCGAGCGCAAGTTCGCGACCCCCGGGGGCGGCATGGCCGGCTACTACAAGCCGATGCTCACGGACCCGGCCACGCAGATCCGCAAGGTCGACGACCACACGGTGACCTTCACCGTGGTCAAGGCCGGGTACGGGCTGACCCTGCTGGCCAACCTCGCCGAGAACATCGGGTCCATCTACGACAGCACCTACCTCAAGGCGAACGCCACCCCCGCGGACCCGTACGCCGTCCAGTGGGGCGTGGCCGACATGATGCGCGGCAACTTCGGCTTCGGCGCCTACAAGCTGCAGTCCGTGACCGCCGGCCAGGAGATCGTCATGGTCTCCAACCCGGACTTCGTCCTGGGGGCGCCGCACGTCACCAAGATGACGCGACGGCTGGTCGAGGACGCGGCCACGCGGGCCAACATGGTCAAGCAGGGTGACGCCGACGTCGCGCTCGGTCTGCGCCCCTCGGACCAGAAGGCGCTGGAGGCCGACGACTCGGTCCTGGTGCCGGACACCAAGACCAACAGCTACCTGCTGATGGCCATGAACACGACGCGCGCGCCCTTCGACGACCCCGCGGTCCGCTACGCGATGTCGTTCGCCGTCCCCTACGGGCAGATCATCTCCGACGTCTACTCCGACCGCGCCTACCAGTACAACCACATCCTGGACGACACCGCGCCGGGTTACGACGACAGCAAGCTGCCCGAATTCACCTTCGACCCCGGGCACGCCAAGGAACTGCTCGCCGCGGCAGGGGTGAACGACCTGTCCTTCACGTTGAGCGTGAACAACCAGCTCCCCTCGGTCCAGGACACCGCGATCCAGATCCAGTCCGCCCTGGCCGACGCGGGGATCACCGTCAAGATCGCCGAGCTGCCCGCCGCGCAGCTGAACCAGGACTCCCTCGACGGCAAGCTCGAGGCCAGCCTGGCCGTCGGGGCCGCCGTGACGAACACCCCGCCCTACATGCTGTCGCTGCTCACCCAGCCCGGCGGGGGGTCGAACACCGCCCTGTGGAACGACCCGCCGTTCCTCGCCGAGGTCGCCGCCGGGCTCGACGCCGGCGACGCCCTGGGCGCCCCGGCCATGACCCACTGGCAGACCGCGGAGCTGCGCATGGTCACCCAGGCGCCCTACGTGATGATCGCCCGGGTCAAGCCGGCGGCCGTGCTGCGCGCCGACATCCACGGCTTCGCCCAGCGGACCGACTTCCGCATCGACTACTCCAACCTGGAGATCGCATGA
- a CDS encoding ABC transporter permease gives MTDLSTTTDAPAAPGRAAGPRRRRRLRAGTVLALLPVVVVLTVAVVGPWIAPLDPTRVVGAPSSAPGGKFLLGTDNAGLDVFSRVLAGARIDVVIATLATLVATTAGIAVGLVVGMNESRGGLLGFLARSCARGMDLLEAVPTIIVALVVVSFFGTSTPTMVLTLAIILAPLQARLVRTEVLRVRHDAYLDAGRQAGLTELELVVRHVLPNSVTPAFQNAPVLFGVTIILTAALGFLGVGLPPPTPEWGAMITRGAGDAAVGKFWAAGAPALALCLTVAAVSLFGRRLAADLRR, from the coding sequence ATGACCGACCTCTCGACCACCACGGACGCCCCCGCCGCACCGGGGCGGGCCGCCGGACCCCGCCGTCGGCGCAGGCTGCGGGCCGGGACCGTCCTGGCCCTCCTGCCCGTCGTCGTCGTGCTGACCGTCGCGGTGGTCGGCCCCTGGATCGCGCCGCTGGACCCGACCCGCGTCGTGGGCGCACCGTCCTCGGCGCCCGGCGGGAAGTTCCTGCTCGGCACCGACAACGCCGGCCTGGACGTGTTCTCCCGGGTGCTGGCCGGCGCCCGCATCGACGTCGTCATCGCCACCCTCGCCACGCTCGTCGCGACCACCGCCGGGATCGCCGTGGGGCTGGTGGTGGGCATGAACGAGTCCCGTGGCGGCCTCCTGGGGTTCCTGGCCCGCAGCTGCGCCCGCGGGATGGACCTGCTCGAGGCGGTCCCGACCATCATCGTGGCCCTGGTCGTGGTCTCGTTCTTCGGGACCAGCACCCCCACCATGGTGCTCACCCTCGCGATCATCCTCGCCCCGCTGCAGGCCCGCCTCGTGCGCACCGAGGTGCTGCGGGTCCGGCACGACGCGTACCTCGACGCGGGGCGGCAGGCCGGGCTGACCGAGCTCGAGCTCGTCGTCCGCCACGTCCTGCCGAACTCGGTGACCCCCGCCTTCCAGAACGCACCCGTCCTGTTCGGCGTGACGATCATCCTGACCGCGGCGCTGGGGTTCCTCGGCGTCGGGCTGCCCCCGCCCACGCCCGAGTGGGGCGCGATGATCACGCGGGGTGCCGGTGACGCCGCCGTCGGGAAGTTCTGGGCGGCCGGCGCCCCCGCTCTCGCCCTCTGCCTCACCGTGGCCGCCGTCTCCCTCTTCGGCCGCCGCCTGGCCGCCGACCTCCGGCGCTGA
- a CDS encoding ABC transporter ATP-binding protein, whose product MSEDRPASLTQLIADQVVKVYRRGAAPAVAGIDLEIGPDTALGIVGESGSGKSTLARMLAGLEAPTGGRVLLDGEPLTGLLASRTGRRDVRRAIQYIAQDTSSSFDPRRTLRDSVRLPLLRLLGLDRAAADARVDEVLTSLEIAPHLADRLPRNVSGGQRQRFAIARALVVGPRVLICDEVVSALDVSVQGAVLNHLRRHAVATGCGLVFVSHGLPATAFISSHLLVMKAGQVVEHGTVDQVVDSPRHEYTRTLLAAHSGPGLRAAS is encoded by the coding sequence GTGAGCGAGGACCGACCAGCCAGCCTCACGCAACTGATCGCCGACCAGGTCGTCAAGGTCTACCGCCGCGGAGCCGCACCGGCCGTGGCGGGGATCGACCTCGAGATCGGCCCGGACACCGCGCTCGGCATCGTCGGGGAATCCGGGTCGGGCAAGTCGACCCTGGCGCGCATGCTCGCCGGGCTCGAAGCACCCACCGGCGGCCGGGTGCTCCTCGACGGCGAACCCCTCACGGGCCTGCTGGCGTCGCGCACCGGCCGGCGCGACGTCCGGCGCGCGATCCAGTACATCGCGCAGGACACCAGTTCCTCCTTCGACCCGCGACGCACCCTGCGCGATTCGGTCCGGCTGCCGCTGCTGCGCCTGCTGGGCCTGGACCGCGCAGCGGCCGACGCCCGCGTGGACGAGGTCCTGACCTCCTTGGAGATCGCCCCGCACCTCGCTGACCGGCTGCCGCGCAACGTCTCCGGCGGTCAGCGCCAGCGGTTCGCGATCGCTCGCGCCCTCGTGGTGGGACCCCGCGTCCTCATCTGCGACGAGGTGGTCTCCGCGCTGGACGTCTCCGTCCAGGGGGCCGTGCTCAACCACCTCCGACGGCACGCCGTCGCCACCGGCTGCGGTCTGGTCTTCGTGTCCCACGGCCTGCCCGCCACGGCCTTCATCTCCTCGCACCTGCTGGTCATGAAGGCCGGTCAGGTCGTCGAGCACGGGACGGTGGACCAGGTCGTGGACTCCCCCCGCCACGAGTACACCCGCACCCTCCTGGCCGCGCACTCCGGCCCCGGCCTGCGAGCCGCCTCGTGA
- a CDS encoding ABC transporter permease has product MTTPATVRNTSAPRRLLARNRWWLTRLVVLPLHLFLFAVATFFLVRLIPGDPAREVVGPEATQEDYLATRERLGLDGSLPDQLVTYVGRLLHADLGQSIANGRSVAAEIGDRLPGTVELAVMAFSWLVLVTLLLSTVVVARPRSAAARVVRGYAQAAGAVPEFVVGVFGIFLFYATLHVVPSPTGRIRPGLTAPEPLTHFPLLDAVLRGDVVVVNSMTSRLLLPVCVLVVSVCPVLLKQLLSSLEQTTASQPTAFMVATGARRRSIWWATYRRALPPVVTMGGNVFGSLVGGAVILESLFGLGGMGSYAVDAVSTTDFVALQGSLLVVGALSMLVFLLVDIVNMVLDPRRKPGRQVAGS; this is encoded by the coding sequence GTGACCACCCCCGCGACCGTGCGGAACACCTCGGCTCCCCGGCGCCTGCTCGCCCGGAACCGCTGGTGGCTGACCCGCCTGGTGGTGCTGCCCCTGCACCTGTTCCTCTTCGCCGTCGCGACCTTCTTCCTGGTGCGGCTCATCCCGGGGGACCCGGCCCGCGAGGTGGTGGGTCCGGAGGCCACGCAGGAGGACTACCTGGCCACCCGGGAACGGCTGGGCCTGGACGGGAGCCTGCCCGACCAGCTCGTCACCTACGTGGGCAGGCTCCTGCACGCCGACCTCGGCCAGTCCATCGCGAACGGCAGGTCGGTCGCCGCCGAGATCGGCGACCGCCTGCCCGGGACGGTCGAACTGGCCGTGATGGCCTTCTCGTGGCTCGTGCTGGTGACCCTGCTGCTGTCCACGGTGGTCGTCGCCCGGCCCCGGTCCGCGGCCGCCCGCGTCGTGCGCGGGTACGCGCAGGCCGCCGGAGCCGTCCCCGAGTTCGTCGTCGGCGTGTTCGGGATCTTCCTCTTCTACGCCACCCTGCACGTCGTCCCCTCACCCACCGGCCGCATCCGCCCCGGTCTGACGGCTCCCGAACCCCTCACGCACTTCCCGCTGCTCGACGCGGTGCTGCGCGGGGACGTCGTCGTGGTGAACTCGATGACCTCCCGGTTGCTGCTGCCCGTGTGCGTGCTCGTGGTCTCGGTCTGCCCCGTGCTGCTGAAGCAGCTGCTCTCCTCCCTGGAGCAGACGACGGCGTCGCAGCCCACGGCGTTCATGGTGGCGACCGGGGCCCGGCGCCGCTCGATCTGGTGGGCGACGTACCGCAGGGCGCTTCCGCCGGTGGTCACGATGGGCGGCAACGTCTTCGGGTCCCTGGTCGGGGGAGCGGTGATCCTCGAGTCACTGTTCGGGCTCGGGGGCATGGGCAGCTACGCCGTGGACGCCGTCAGCACCACCGACTTCGTCGCCCTCCAGGGCTCGCTCCTCGTGGTGGGTGCCCTGTCGATGCTCGTGTTCCTCCTCGTCGACATCGTCAACATGGTCCTCGATCCCCGCCGCAAACCGGGGAGGCAGGTGGCTGGCTCATGA
- a CDS encoding NtaA/DmoA family FMN-dependent monooxygenase (This protein belongs to a clade of FMN-dependent monooxygenases, within a broader family of flavin-dependent oxidoreductases, the luciferase-like monooxygenase (LMM) family, some of whose members use coenzyme F420 rather than FMN.) — protein sequence MTATADQDAPRAARKFHLGWFGAYVPPGWNQPFEGTERSHREWLDGSFYVDFARQLERACFDVLLLEDSSMVSDTYGGTSEATLARGVWAPKGDPVALAPLLTEATTHLGVSITASTSFYPPYLLARTMSTLDHLSGGRIGWNVVTSSEDRAAQNFGMDGLPPHDERYERAQEYVELVDALWASWEPDALVMDRESGTYVDHTKVHPVHFRGKHHASRGPLNTLPPPQGRPVVSQAGGSPTGRALAARSADLVLALPKGTAAMKEYRDDIRARAEAFGRDPDDVKVMFIVSPILGATEAEAAERLARKREAVRADPTGQLVGWSGSMEIDFSRFDLDQTLPGTARTNGHQSTLDTFRRWAGERTLRQAVEDYRTEAIELVGTPDSVADQMEAAMAEVGGDGFMLWMQPPTRQYVAEVTDGLVPALQRRGLVRTEYAHTHLRDNLLEF from the coding sequence ATGACGGCCACCGCTGACCAGGACGCGCCGCGCGCCGCGCGCAAGTTCCACCTGGGCTGGTTCGGCGCCTACGTCCCGCCCGGCTGGAACCAGCCCTTCGAAGGCACCGAGCGCAGCCACCGGGAGTGGCTCGACGGCAGCTTCTACGTCGACTTCGCCCGCCAGCTGGAACGGGCCTGCTTCGACGTCCTGCTCCTGGAGGACTCCTCCATGGTGTCCGACACCTACGGCGGGACCTCCGAGGCGACGCTGGCGCGGGGGGTGTGGGCCCCCAAGGGCGATCCCGTCGCTCTGGCCCCGCTGCTGACGGAGGCCACGACGCACCTGGGTGTCTCCATCACCGCCTCCACCAGCTTCTACCCGCCCTACCTGCTGGCGCGCACGATGTCGACGCTGGACCACCTCTCCGGGGGCCGGATCGGCTGGAACGTCGTCACCTCCAGCGAGGACCGCGCCGCCCAGAACTTCGGCATGGACGGCCTTCCCCCGCACGACGAGCGCTACGAGCGCGCGCAGGAGTACGTCGAGCTCGTCGACGCGCTCTGGGCGTCGTGGGAACCGGACGCCCTCGTCATGGACCGCGAGAGCGGGACCTACGTCGACCACACGAAGGTCCACCCCGTCCACTTCCGGGGCAAGCACCACGCCTCTCGGGGGCCGCTGAACACCCTGCCGCCACCGCAGGGCCGGCCCGTCGTGAGCCAGGCCGGTGGGTCCCCCACGGGGCGCGCCCTGGCCGCCCGCAGCGCGGACCTGGTGCTGGCCCTGCCGAAGGGGACGGCGGCGATGAAGGAGTACCGCGACGACATCCGGGCCCGGGCCGAGGCCTTCGGTCGCGACCCCGACGACGTCAAGGTCATGTTCATCGTCTCGCCGATCCTCGGGGCCACCGAGGCGGAGGCCGCCGAGCGCCTCGCCCGCAAGCGCGAGGCCGTGCGCGCCGACCCGACCGGCCAGCTCGTCGGGTGGTCGGGGAGCATGGAGATCGACTTCTCCCGGTTCGACCTCGACCAGACCCTGCCCGGGACCGCCCGCACCAACGGTCACCAGTCCACCCTCGACACCTTCCGGAGGTGGGCGGGCGAGCGCACGCTGCGGCAGGCCGTCGAGGACTACCGGACCGAGGCGATCGAGCTGGTCGGGACCCCCGACTCCGTCGCCGACCAGATGGAGGCCGCGATGGCCGAGGTCGGTGGCGACGGGTTCATGCTCTGGATGCAGCCCCCCACGCGCCAGTACGTCGCCGAGGTCACCGACGGCCTCGTGCCCGCGCTGCAACGACGCGGCCTCGTCCGCACCGAGTACGCGCACACGCACCTGCGCGACAACCTCCTCGAGTTCTGA
- a CDS encoding NtaA/DmoA family FMN-dependent monooxygenase (This protein belongs to a clade of FMN-dependent monooxygenases, within a broader family of flavin-dependent oxidoreductases, the luciferase-like monooxygenase (LMM) family, some of whose members use coenzyme F420 rather than FMN.) → MFHLAWFLSWQVQSWNGTWSGEGGDEWNHPDLYVDMTKSLERAGFDYIMFEDGAFVPDSYGGNHDWWLARARSVPKQDPMQLLPILSQHTERLGLVGTMSTSFYPPYMAARTMATIDHLTHGRAGVNLVTSHNTRTAQNFGHEDIFEHDLRYDMADEWIELVKQLWGSWDADALVQDRARNVYVDGAKVRPIDFHGKWHSSRGPLNTLAPPQGNPVICQAGGSGPGRALAAKHCDTLLAQVESVEAMKEYRADVRARMVEAGRDPDSCKVLFIVSPVLGETQEDAEAKNERMLAGFKADISVNLANMSYASGVDFAQYDLDEPFPDLSGTNATRSSMVMMAENAKGMTLRQAAESNVRRSVDLVGTPDAVAAQMGEIVEEVGGDGFLISGNVNRRYIAEITDGLAPELRKRGLIRDGYTHEQFRDNLLEF, encoded by the coding sequence ATGTTCCACCTCGCGTGGTTCCTCAGCTGGCAGGTGCAGAGCTGGAACGGCACGTGGTCCGGTGAGGGTGGCGACGAGTGGAACCACCCCGACCTCTACGTCGACATGACCAAGTCGCTGGAGCGGGCCGGTTTCGACTACATCATGTTCGAGGACGGCGCCTTCGTCCCGGACTCCTACGGCGGCAACCACGACTGGTGGCTGGCCCGGGCACGGTCGGTCCCCAAGCAGGACCCGATGCAGCTGCTGCCGATCCTGTCCCAGCACACCGAACGCCTCGGGCTCGTGGGGACGATGTCGACGTCCTTCTACCCGCCCTACATGGCGGCGCGGACGATGGCGACCATCGACCACCTCACCCACGGCCGCGCCGGCGTGAACCTGGTCACCTCGCACAACACCCGCACCGCGCAGAACTTCGGGCACGAGGACATCTTCGAGCACGACCTGCGCTACGACATGGCCGACGAGTGGATCGAGCTGGTCAAGCAGCTGTGGGGTTCGTGGGACGCCGACGCGCTCGTCCAGGACCGTGCGCGCAACGTGTACGTGGACGGGGCGAAGGTCCGGCCGATCGACTTCCACGGGAAGTGGCACAGCAGCCGCGGGCCGCTGAACACGCTGGCGCCGCCGCAGGGCAACCCGGTGATCTGCCAGGCGGGCGGTTCCGGTCCGGGCCGGGCGCTGGCGGCCAAGCACTGCGACACCCTGCTGGCCCAGGTCGAGTCCGTCGAGGCGATGAAGGAGTACCGGGCCGACGTCCGGGCCCGCATGGTCGAGGCCGGGCGCGACCCGGACTCGTGCAAGGTCCTGTTCATCGTCTCGCCCGTGCTGGGGGAGACCCAGGAGGACGCCGAGGCGAAGAACGAGCGGATGCTCGCCGGGTTCAAGGCCGACATCTCGGTGAACCTCGCGAACATGTCCTACGCCAGCGGGGTGGACTTCGCGCAGTACGACCTGGACGAGCCGTTCCCCGACCTGTCCGGGACCAACGCGACCCGCTCGTCGATGGTCATGATGGCCGAGAACGCCAAGGGCATGACCCTGCGCCAGGCGGCGGAGTCGAACGTGCGGCGCTCGGTGGACCTCGTCGGCACGCCCGACGCGGTGGCCGCGCAGATGGGCGAGATCGTGGAGGAGGTCGGCGGCGACGGGTTCCTCATCTCGGGCAACGTCAACCGCCGCTACATCGCCGAGATCACCGACGGGCTGGCCCCCGAGCTCCGCAAGCGGGGGCTCATCCGCGACGGGTACACCCACGAGCAGTTCCGCGACAACCTGCTGGAGTTCTGA
- a CDS encoding NtaA/DmoA family FMN-dependent monooxygenase (This protein belongs to a clade of FMN-dependent monooxygenases, within a broader family of flavin-dependent oxidoreductases, the luciferase-like monooxygenase (LMM) family, some of whose members use coenzyme F420 rather than FMN.) — translation MSAPRKMHLGWFMNFTRPAWTTPWVSADEARGWTDGDYHVDWIRAMERAKFDFMMLEDSSMVSDGYRGTMDADLKHSLYAPKHDPLVLAPVLARETRHIGIVSTASTSFYPPFLLARSLATIDHLSGGRAGWNIVTSSEDRAAQNFGLDALYEHDSRYDRADEFVEVVEALWNSWGDEALVADRATGTYVDARHVRPIRHEGRFYKVRGPLNTLPSPQRRPVYLQAGGSPRGREFAARHADAIICAAQGVRDMREFRDDIRSRAKGVGRDPDSIKVMYIALPIVAASQSEADRVYEEMRNPSEAAVEVSLGHMGALTEIDFSGVDPDAPLGELETNGHRTTLEKFLALGSTLREATGAWATRYTNPAFVGTPDKVAAAMTEEFDEVGGDGYLITGGGSRKAIAELTDGLVGALADLGRVRRRYEHELFRDNLLDF, via the coding sequence TTGAGCGCTCCCCGGAAGATGCACCTCGGCTGGTTCATGAACTTCACGCGCCCCGCCTGGACCACACCGTGGGTCAGCGCGGACGAGGCCCGTGGGTGGACCGACGGCGACTACCACGTCGACTGGATCCGCGCGATGGAGCGGGCCAAGTTCGACTTCATGATGCTCGAGGACTCCTCCATGGTGTCCGACGGGTACCGCGGCACGATGGACGCCGACCTCAAGCACTCCCTCTACGCCCCCAAGCACGACCCGCTCGTGCTGGCCCCGGTGCTGGCGCGCGAGACCCGGCACATCGGCATCGTGAGCACGGCGTCGACGTCGTTCTACCCGCCGTTCCTGCTCGCGCGTTCGCTGGCGACGATCGACCACCTCTCGGGCGGCCGGGCCGGCTGGAACATCGTGACGTCCTCGGAGGACCGGGCCGCGCAGAACTTCGGCCTCGACGCCCTGTACGAGCACGACAGCCGCTACGACCGGGCCGACGAGTTCGTCGAGGTCGTGGAAGCGTTGTGGAACTCCTGGGGCGACGAGGCGCTGGTGGCGGACCGGGCGACCGGGACCTACGTGGACGCCCGGCACGTGCGGCCCATCCGCCACGAGGGACGGTTCTACAAGGTGCGCGGCCCGCTGAACACCCTGCCCTCCCCGCAGCGCCGGCCGGTGTACCTGCAGGCCGGGGGCTCACCGCGCGGCCGCGAGTTCGCCGCCCGCCACGCCGACGCGATCATCTGCGCGGCACAGGGTGTGCGGGACATGCGCGAGTTCCGCGACGACATCCGCAGCCGGGCCAAGGGCGTCGGCCGCGACCCCGACTCGATCAAGGTCATGTACATCGCCCTGCCCATCGTCGCTGCGTCGCAGTCCGAGGCCGACAGGGTCTACGAAGAGATGCGCAACCCCAGCGAGGCGGCCGTCGAGGTCAGCCTCGGTCACATGGGCGCCCTGACCGAGATCGACTTCTCCGGCGTCGACCCCGACGCCCCCCTGGGTGAACTGGAGACCAACGGGCACCGGACCACGCTGGAGAAGTTCCTCGCCCTCGGGTCGACGTTGCGCGAGGCGACCGGGGCGTGGGCCACCCGCTACACGAACCCGGCGTTCGTGGGGACCCCGGACAAGGTCGCCGCGGCGATGACCGAGGAGTTCGACGAGGTGGGCGGTGACGGGTACCTCATCACCGGCGGGGGCAGCCGCAAGGCGATCGCCGAGCTCACCGACGGTCTCGTCGGCGCCCTCGCCGACCTCGGCCGGGTGCGCCGCCGGTACGAGCACGAACTGTTCCGCGACAACCTCCTGGACTTCTGA
- a CDS encoding NtaA/DmoA family FMN-dependent monooxygenase (This protein belongs to a clade of FMN-dependent monooxygenases, within a broader family of flavin-dependent oxidoreductases, the luciferase-like monooxygenase (LMM) family, some of whose members use coenzyme F420 rather than FMN.): MTSPKFHLGWFLGAGFGVQSWNQPWSGTGAQDWMLPDQYVDLAHSLERACFDFLIMEDSVQVSDTYKGSMEYYLRTASAAPKHDPAVLAAILAHETKHLGIIPTLTTTFYHPYTVARMMTTLDHIARGRIGWNVVTGSNTRAAQNYGFDMPEHDVRYEMADEFVELAHKLWDSWEDDAVLADVENGVYADHEKVHRLDFQGKHYASRGPLNTVPSPQKSPVILQAGGSSAGKAFAARWAEAIISNPHGTANMRAYREEIRTLAAEQGRDPDHVKVLYLISPVFGETTAEAKAKMQRRKDAQARNIDGLLAGRSHLSGIDLSKYDLDAPLPADLESNGHRSSFAEFKGDGTQTLRERLIAHSAIDTIEFIGTPEDVADQMEGVMQEVGGDGFLIAGAPLNRRYVAEVTDGLAPVLKRRGLTRDRYEFAHFRDNLRAF, from the coding sequence ATGACGTCACCGAAGTTCCACCTCGGATGGTTCCTGGGCGCCGGGTTCGGCGTCCAGAGCTGGAACCAGCCCTGGTCCGGCACCGGCGCGCAGGACTGGATGCTGCCCGACCAGTACGTCGACCTCGCGCACTCCCTCGAACGGGCCTGCTTCGACTTCCTCATCATGGAGGACTCCGTCCAGGTCTCCGACACCTACAAGGGGTCGATGGAGTACTACCTGCGCACCGCGTCGGCGGCGCCGAAGCACGACCCGGCGGTGCTGGCCGCGATCCTCGCGCACGAGACGAAGCACCTCGGGATCATCCCGACGCTGACGACGACCTTCTACCACCCCTACACCGTCGCCCGCATGATGACGACGCTGGACCACATCGCCAGAGGGCGCATCGGCTGGAACGTCGTCACCGGTTCCAACACCCGGGCCGCGCAGAACTACGGCTTCGACATGCCCGAGCACGACGTCCGCTACGAGATGGCCGACGAGTTCGTCGAGCTCGCCCACAAGCTCTGGGACAGCTGGGAGGACGACGCGGTCCTGGCCGACGTCGAGAACGGCGTCTACGCCGATCACGAGAAGGTCCACCGCCTCGACTTCCAGGGCAAGCACTACGCCTCCCGCGGTCCGCTGAACACCGTGCCCAGCCCGCAGAAGTCGCCCGTCATCCTGCAGGCCGGGGGATCGAGCGCGGGCAAGGCGTTCGCCGCCCGCTGGGCCGAGGCGATCATCTCCAACCCGCACGGCACCGCCAACATGCGCGCCTACCGCGAGGAGATCCGCACCCTGGCCGCCGAGCAGGGCCGCGACCCCGACCACGTCAAGGTCCTCTACCTGATCTCGCCGGTCTTCGGGGAGACGACGGCCGAGGCGAAGGCCAAGATGCAGCGCCGCAAGGACGCGCAGGCCCGCAACATCGACGGTCTGCTCGCCGGCCGCTCGCACCTGTCCGGCATCGACCTGTCGAAGTACGACCTCGACGCACCGCTGCCCGCGGACCTGGAGAGCAACGGCCACCGCAGCAGCTTCGCGGAGTTCAAGGGGGACGGGACGCAGACCCTGCGCGAGCGCCTCATCGCGCACTCCGCCATCGACACGATCGAGTTCATCGGCACGCCGGAGGACGTCGCCGACCAGATGGAGGGCGTCATGCAGGAGGTCGGCGGGGACGGGTTCCTCATCGCGGGCGCCCCCCTGAACCGCCGCTACGTCGCGGAGGTCACCGACGGCCTGGCCCCGGTGCTCAAGCGCCGCGGGCTGACGCGCGACCGCTACGAGTTCGCCCACTTCCGCGACAACCTGCGCGCGTTCTGA